ACGCCCCCGAAGCCCCCGATCGTCGCCGGCGGGCACACCCGGATCCGTCCGTTCAACACCCGCGCGACCTATCCCGAGCAGAACCTCGACAACGACCTCTGCCAGGCCGTCGTCGCAGGGAACACCGTGTACGTCCGGGGCCAGATCGGCCAGGACCTCGACACCAGCGAGTCCGTGGGCATCGGCGACGCCGAGGCCCAGGCCGAGCGGGCCATGGCCAACATCAAGATGCTGCTCGAAGAGGCGGGCAGCCGGATGGACCACCTGGTCAAGCTAACGATCTACCTGATCGACCCGCGCTACCGCGAAGCCGTGTACCGCACGGTCGGCCGCTGGACCAAGGGCGTGCACCCCATCTCCACCGGTCTGGTCGTCTCCGCCCTCGCCCGGCCGGAGTGGCTGTGCGAGATCGACGCGATCGCCGTGATCCCGCAGGAGGAATCGGCATGACCTTCTCCCTCCTCGTACGCGACGGCGCGCGGTTCGGCATGGTGGCGAGCTCGTCGAGTCCGGCGGTCTTCGCCCGGGTCGCCCATCTGCGCCCCGGCGTCGGCGCGGCGGCCTCGCAGAACATCACCGACCCCACGCTCGGCACGCGCCTCCTCGCGGGCCTCGCCGAACACGCCGACCCGGAACGCGCCCTGGCCGAGGTCACCGGCGAGGCGGGCCGTGAAAAGACCATCGCCTACCGCCAGTTGACGGTGCTGGGCCGCACCGGACCCGGGTTCGCCTTCAGCGGTGCGCACACCCTCGGCACGTACGCCTCGGCCACCGCGGACGGC
This is a stretch of genomic DNA from Streptomyces sp. R44. It encodes these proteins:
- a CDS encoding RidA family protein; the protein is MTSTPPKPPIVAGGHTRIRPFNTRATYPEQNLDNDLCQAVVAGNTVYVRGQIGQDLDTSESVGIGDAEAQAERAMANIKMLLEEAGSRMDHLVKLTIYLIDPRYREAVYRTVGRWTKGVHPISTGLVVSALARPEWLCEIDAIAVIPQEESA
- a CDS encoding DUF1028 domain-containing protein, producing the protein MTFSLLVRDGARFGMVASSSSPAVFARVAHLRPGVGAAASQNITDPTLGTRLLAGLAEHADPERALAEVTGEAGREKTIAYRQLTVLGRTGPGFAFSGAHTLGTYASATADGAVAAGNMLSGTHIPGVLVDAYAAATGELEERLLAALRAAVAAGGEEGPVHSAGLAVVADVDWRVTDLRVDWADEPVDRLGELLDVWLPQRDDYVRRGLDPASAPSYGVPGDL